The nucleotide window cgctccacggcggccgagcacagcggcgccatggacgtcggtggcgaggcgcggggaagctcaccctgggctcggaaggcagcgcaagcgcgagcgtgagccgaagggaggcgaggcggagctgtgggcgcgagcaatcgaggaatggcgcggtggtgcgggagcttgacgccggcggagctgcgggcgcggcgagggcggagctcgagctctcggctctggagggagaggagaggaagcgtgggcgcgagtgagcgagtgcgcgggcaccagcaggtgaaggcgggcgcgtgggcgcggtgtcaggccgcggctgccgcgcggcgggtgACGCCGGCGCggggtcgccacgcggcgggatTTCTCTGCCGCGGTCGCGGCGTGACGCAGCGACGGGCGCGCGAGTGTGGGCGAGCGGGAGAAAGAGCCggcgcgctgggctgggccgagcgaggcgaggcgcgcgcgtgggaggctggctgggccggcttcggctgacgggccagaagcgaggcagCGGCCCGTTAAGGAAAAAtgaagattttcaatttatattttcaagaaattttcaataccagtttttcaaatatcattttgagcaagaaaatgacatcttttgaaaatggaccaaaaatgaaagttgattagaatttaattccttacaactttgcttttatgaccaaagtccaattctatctagattttaaattataaagtcaaagttaaattttaactcaaaaccctaattctgggaaattactttggaagcaaaattttgaattaatttgaatacaaaccttgctccaaaaattgtgctaaacaattctagatgatttacaagcataaccaacagtttctactcaactagcaagcaagaatcagagcaaaacaactctaataagtgtatgcatcatttatgtttcacaaacatgtttcgtatgtctcgaagtaatgtttcagttgttatatgcaagattatgcaggtatgattaggatgcttgatgatgcacgatatgtatgattagcagtgcctaaatgcaggcataacaccggggtgttacaatgtgccgcaagattcgatgtgacggagaatcttgaaaaattttagggtttgggttccatctaaacggggcctaacaaAGGCAGAATTGTCAGCTCAAAGTTCGTTTAACGAACAGAGGCAGAGTTGTCAATACCGTCGTCATTAACAGGAATCTCACGGTGCCCCAATAAAGCTAGCATGGAATGGAAGGGACCAAAATTGCAAATTAGTGGCATTGAAGGGAAGTCTAGTTTTTTATGGCATATAAGAGATGGGTAGTGTCATGTAAGGAATTTTATCTACTCTCTTTGTTcttaaataaatcaacttctagagtTGTATTAAGTTAATTTTTTTTAAGTTTAACTGCATTTATATAAAAAGAGTTCAACACTATAAACACACTTAACAAAAAAAATGTTTTTATggtgtatctaatgatactaattttacGTTATAAATATTGGTTCTCCTCCCTATAATTTTGTCAAAAACTTAAGAGAACTCTAGAAATGAATAATTTTATTTAGAAACTGGTTACTTCCGCTACCTATAATTAGGCAACGTATCAAGTGCAAACCAATCTCTCCGTGCAAACCGTGCAAACCAACTATGGGGGAGAGGTGGGAGCGGGATTTTGCAAAAGTGTGATTAGGAGCGGGCGTAATTACACTTTTGCAAATccccctcccacctctcccctacagttggtttgcacggtttgcacggagaggttggtttgcactagatatgtTCCCCTATAATTATACCTAAATTCCGTTAGTTTTTGCTTTGGCCCACGTGACATTAGCTTTCATTCAATCCAAGGACGAAAATACCCTTTCTCTTGTGTGGGAGTGGGACCGAAACAGGCCCGCACCGCTGGTCCACGGCTCCAAGGCTGCAGGCAAGGCGAACAGGGGAGgcggtagcggcggcggcggcgggcgacggCTGCGCGCAGGGGAGAACCCGCCTCGGTGAATCGGGGGCACGGTGCTCGGCTGTGCCGTCGAGCGTGTCTTGGCAGAGGCGGGCTGGGCAGGGATTGGCTGCAGGCAGGCGAACAGGGCGGGTGTCGGCTCCCTGCGAGGCGGCCGCTGGCCGGGCCTAGACCCCGTGGCCGGTGCGATGCATATGACTCGCCGGGGCCGGGCTGCCGAGGGAACACCGGCTATACCTTCAGCCTTGCTGCGGTAAGTTCAGAAATGCTTGAATCTATCCTGAAAAATACAGTAGCTCGTCAACATCGATTGTCACATTGGGACGCACCGAGAGTGCGGAGAGATCCGGTCACAAGAAGCCTGGTTGAGATCAAACGCTTCAACAGCCCGaagatcacacacacacacctgcAGCACAGCACACCTGAAAGGTATCCAGCATTTCAACGTCTGCTTCAGTGTTAGTATCCTTACATGAACAAGTATGGTATGCTGAGATTATTGTTTGTGTATCTCTAGCTGTccccttgttcttctcttcttttgtGTTCTCCTGATTAAAGAAGTGCCATATCTGTAATATCTGAAGCAACAGAATTTATTAGAGTAAATACTTGGAAAATCCTGTCACTGTAGAAGACGACTATTCTTTCAGTGTTTGTATTTATGAAATTGGTGAAAACCATGCGCTTTTTCTGCACGCCTTTCCATTTTTCCATTGATCTGAAACAAAGTCTGCTTGTACTGCATCCTGTCTACCGTATAATGATACAAAGTGAAACAAGGTCAAAATATTTGCGACGGAATCCAAGTGGAACCAAAGGAGAGCCAAGTTTGGCAAAAGGGGAAAATATGCCACTTTACCACCAAACTAATAGTAATGCCATAATAGGACAAATCTTTTGTTTTGAAAAAGAATAAATGTTAAAGTTGATGCATAATAAGACAATGATTTATCTTTCAGGGCTATAGATAGAATTACTCTATCTTCTAGTGTCACATAGGGGATTCTCTCCTCAAAAAGATGTGGGCGTCATTTGGCAGCAGTTGCCACAAACCAGGATCAAGGAGTCTTCGCCATGTTCCCTGAGCAGATCCTGCACTGGAATGGAACCTCACACGGTATGTGCATATCCATCACCCTGGCCAGCCCTTGCCTTCCAAGTTCAACCCTACTATCTCTCTTTTGCAGCTTTAGATGACCCTTGACCTCGAATGCCCACTTCTCGTGATTTTTCCCTCTCAAATTGTTGATGAATTCACATCCATTGGTATTTGCAACTAGTAACGAAACCAAAACTCTTGGGCTCCCAAAACAGAAAAGTTTTGGGTTCCAAACCTGAAACTGCACATTTAACTATTGAAATCTTTAACAGAAGGCATGCCTTAACAGAATGATCAGAACATGTACATGCATGGACAAGTCGCAAGTGTGTACAATGTGAACATCAAAGCAGAATAGATATCACATAACTTTAAGATCTGACTACTACAACAAGAGTGGTGAGGAAAAGCATCTGACAAGTGTACTCAAACAAGGTGCCATTAGCTAGTGTGGAGTGTGGACCTCATGTTTTGGCGGTGAGTCAACAACAATTTCGATCTCACAAGCAGTGTCACGCAATGTTTTCTtatcgtccgattaatcgcgattaattgTCCTTATCGGTACTTAGCACTTGATTAGGCCCTCCGATTCGATCAGAGCGATGGCGGTGAGTCAACAACAATTTCGATCTCACAAGCAGTGTCACGCAATGTTTTCTGATCGTCCGATTACTCGCGATTAATCGTCCGATTAGGTCTCTTTGCCGATCAGCACTAAATAGGCAGATGGGCTACTTCAGTTTACTCGGCTATATTtatttgggccaggcccattagGGTTTCTCTTATATACCTCACCCCCACCCTTTCTCTCCTCAGTCCTCAGTACTCCTCACTCCCGCTGTGTGTGCAGCTGAGCTCCATCTCTTCCCTGCTGCGTGCATCTCACTCCCTCCTCACTCCCTTCCAGTTCCAATCCAAGCAGCCCATCCGTGGATCTTCCCTGCTGCTTGCTGCTACCTCCTCCCTTCTACTGCAGGGTCACCTATTCTCTTCCCCACCTGCAGGCTGCAGGTCCAGGGAGCACGAAGATGAGCTCCTCCTCTGAAGGCGAGTCATTAAATCGGCTTTGTTCTGTCATTTCTGTCATCTCCTTTCCTCTGCACTATGCTCAAATCTTGATGCTTTGTTTCTTTGGCTCTTTGCTGAACTTGCGTAGATGAAAATTGAAGGTGGCAGCTTGCAGTGGAAGTCATCATGCCTGGGCCTAATCCTGAAGGAGGTGCTGGTGCAAGCTCATCAGTTGCATCAGGTGGTGCTGGTTCAGCATCCTCAGCTGCTCTAGATGCTCCAGAtagcattgatgatgaagatgatgaccatGAAGCACAAGTTGAGCCAGATGCATCTAATGCTGAAGTAGGAATGGAGGTGGATGGAGACTCgggtggagatggaggaggaggcttCAATTTGGATGATGATTTGCTTATTTAGATTGAGATGGCTGCTGAATGCTGATTGAATGACAGCTAGTGTTATCTTAGAAACTCTGAATGTTGTTTGCAGTGTTTAATTATTTAGTTTGTAGTATGTACTCTGTACTCGTACTATATTAATTAAGCTGTGGACTATGCTAGTTTTCTTAATTCCTACTTTTCTGGATCTGGATTGAGTATGTGCTGCTGTAATGTTGTCAGTCTGTCACACTATTCTTTTGCATCTACTTACAAGTTATCTATTAGTCCTGCAGAAAATCAGCAAACATATGGAGGCTGGGACAAGAATATGGAGTCAGATCTCATAGGTAAGTAACCAACTAACTAGAAATATGCTTGATGTCtactatataaatatatagtatatggtatattatatatataccatacatatatgatatatacTTATATAGTCCTGCTATATGCTGGACGATTATATGGACGATTAGACCGATCAGAGGTCGATTAATCGTCCTGATCGTCCTAATCGGTACCAGACCGATTAGGAACGATAAGCCGATCAGAAAACATTGGTGTCACGTTGGGAAGCCATTTGAGTGGTAGCagcatcatcttcttccattacagtCGCCTTTGCCTTTGGAAGATGATGCAGCACTGGCAACATTATCCTCTTCCTTCACAGGGCCCATGCTCTGAGAAGTCGATGGAAccgcatcatcctcttcttccttaaCAGGTTCCTTTCCTTTCGAAGCCGATGAACTGGCAGAAGCATTCTCTGCCTCAACAGGGTTTGTGCATTGGGAAGACGATGGGCCTGAATCATCATCTCCTCGGCTCCGACGATGCCGCCTCCTCTGGAGCCTCTCTGAGAATGTCTCCATCCCTGCATGCGCCCACAGGAGCCATATGTAGGAGAGGATCTCGCCACCGGAGCCAAGGCTCTTGGCGTGCAAGTACCCTCGGCTCCTACTGGCAGAAAAGCACAGCATCTCAACCCACACACCTTGGATCACCCTCCACATCTTCTCGTCGCTATCTAAACCCATCAAGCCTTGAGCAAGTGACCAAGCATAGTCAACAAAACCTCTTCCAGACCTCGCCCTCACCTTATCAAGGATTGCCTGCATAACTTGCTCTCTATCCACTGGTGGATCCTCGTCCTTGAACATGTCATCGAGTTCCTTGTTAACGGCTGTGAGAAGATTCTTCCTGCTGCCTGGCATCAGCATCTCAGGATTAGCAAATAGCAGGTACATCATGTAGTTGGAGATTTCTCTGCACTGACTCCTACTGACACAATGCGCATAATCAGGTGTGTCCATGGCATGGTGTAGACAGAAATCTGTGGCCACATGCCAGATGAGGATGTTCCCATCGAATGGATTCTCCAGGCTCCATTCCAGCATCTGCTTACACTCCTCACACCCAAGTGTCCAATGGCCATTGGCATCATTGACCTTCCTGTAGCTGTTGGCGTCTGTTACGCGGTCTGTCCACCATGTCTTCACACTGTTTCTGATTAATTCAGTAAGGGCCCTGATGGAGCTGGAGTCACAGGGCTCCAAGCACCAATATTGGTCCATCCAGTCCTGACACAACCATCTGGCGGCGATGCGCACCAGCCAGATCTGCCTTCTGCTGCGGGCGAAGAATGCAATAAGGTTATGCTGGGAAACCGTGGCTTCCCAACTTGTGAGCAGACGTGCTGTTGTGATGCTGTGACAAATGTCCAGAAAAAGAG belongs to Miscanthus floridulus cultivar M001 unplaced genomic scaffold, ASM1932011v1 fs_373_4_5, whole genome shotgun sequence and includes:
- the LOC136531564 gene encoding uncharacterized protein — its product is MEKCMDARNMVDLSGAVDWWNEWQLRVLALGSLCAQYLLAFLGRKRGQVIITAYSIEDNELWKRHVVTVVAQVGNELFICCMHFKFVNLANTAICILILATIRWLEKLWAFRRASFNSLIIFFDRASRTTPSLEDQMSLQNYIREARKIVQENNPPPELDFSRQSVPYFDCQPSITKAHGNLFVDLPYPYPERLDHLRSFWLLDEGPTTYHKLLEEGYSKSYVLITSVLLYGTLFLDICHSITTARLLTSWEATVSQHNLIAFFARSRRQIWLVRIAARWLCQDWMDQYWCLEPCDSSSIRALTELIRNSVKTWWTDRVTDANSYRKVNDANGHWTLGCEECKQMLEWSLENPFDGNILIWHVATDFCLHHAMDTPDYAHCVSRSQCREISNYMMYLLFANPEMLMPGSRKNLLTAVNKELDDMFKDEDPPVDREQVMQAILDKVRARSGRGFVDYAWSLAQGLMGLDSDEKMWRVIQGVWVEMLCFSASRSRGYLHAKSLGSGGEILSYIWLLWAHAGMETFSERLQRRRHRRSRGDDDSGPSSSQCTNPVEAENASASSSASKGKEPVKEEEDDAVPSTSQSMGPVKEEDNVASAASSSKGKGDCNGRR